One Ricinus communis isolate WT05 ecotype wild-type chromosome 2, ASM1957865v1, whole genome shotgun sequence DNA segment encodes these proteins:
- the LOC8274142 gene encoding uncharacterized protein LOC8274142, translating into MRKQEPGKDVKDTNSTTGPNTNRVIITVYVESPGKRLHQKIDLTNKATTNPLLKRPQFTSTEGYNRRAELLAYSRELRNGGPHQTWQRARNSRPEESKMWKWSSIPVRIRASLRRMFRRNRRIFRYERIRSEKYSEAGQFSRRQKRAPRRYITAASYCRKLKHVLKELSCGVRCRKGL; encoded by the exons ATGAGGAAGCAAGAACCAGGAAAAGATGTAAAGGATACAAATTCTACAACAGGGCCCAACACCAACAGAGTCATTATCACTGTATATGTAGAATCACCAGGAAAACGTTTGCATCAGAAGATCGATCTAACTAACAAAGCCACCACAAACCCATTATTGAAAAGGCCTCAATTCACAAGCACAGAAGGCTACAATCGTCGGGCTGAGCTTCTAGCCTATTCTCGTGAGCTAAGAAACGGTGGTCCACACCAGACTTGGCAGCGTGCGAGAAACTCAAGGCCCGAGGAGTCCAag ATGTGGAAATGGTCAAGTATACCAGTGAGGATCCGAGCGTCACTTCGAAGGATGTTTCGACGAAACAGAAGGATCTTTAGGTATGAGAGAATTCGATCGGAGAAGTACAGTGAAGCGGGACAATTCAGTAGAAGACAGAAAAGGGCTCCAAGAAGATACATTACAGCTGCTAGTTACTGT AGAAAATTGAAGCATGTGCTTAAGGAATTATCATGTGGGGTGCGATGTCGAAAGGGGCTATAA
- the LOC8274139 gene encoding keratin-associated protein 6-2, which produces MAIKLEEYVKVMLVLLAFAGHLHAHDMPTENNETASAPTDQGDNTGGTDHSEGWVYRCGCDAAPDGSWNYNWGTGSGPDGSTYGYGSGSGQSPDGGGFGFGWGSSSSSAAGSTDSYGFGTGDGDGSYWLENDPNHGV; this is translated from the coding sequence atggcaATAAAGCTGGAGGAATATGTGAAAGTAATGCTTGTGTTACTTGCGTTTGCAGGTCACCTCCATGCTCATGATATGCCTACTGAAAACAATGAAACAGCCTCAGCACCAACTGATCAAGGGGACAACACAGGCGGTACGGACCACAGTGAAGGGTGGGTATACCGTTGTGGTTGTGATGCCGCCCCTGATGGAAGTTGGAATTACAATTGGGGTACAGGTTCAGGGCCTGATGGCAGTACTTACGGGTATGGATCGGGCTCAGGTCAGAGCCCTGATGGTGGAGGATTTGGGTTCGGTTGGGGCAGCTCTAGTTCATCTGCTGCTGGAAGCACTGATTCTTATGGATTTGGCACCGGTGATGGGGATGGCAGCTACTGGTTAGAAAATGATCCAAATCATGGTGTCTAA
- the LOC8274141 gene encoding probable calcium-binding protein CML29: MQRQVLILFLSISMALTASLSAEIETLNQVLCLVEAFRAFDSDNDGSITTAELGGILGSLGYNASKQDVRAMMQQGDTNKDGLLSMDEFLEMNTKDIELGVLGNILKTASEALDADEAVTPGELCEVIQNGGTDISLETCQHIVASMDGDGDGAITFEDLQLIVNSLI, translated from the coding sequence ATGCAAAGACAAGTTCTCATTCTTTTCCTCAGCATATCCATGGCTCTGACCGCATCCCTCTCTGCAGAAATCGAGACATTGAACCAAGTCTTGTGTCTGGTGGAGGCGTTTAGAGCCTTTGACTCGGACAATGATGGTTCGATTACAACTGCTGAGCTTGGTGGCATCTTGGGATCACTTGGCTACAATGCTAGCAAACAAGACGTGAGGGCAATGATGCAGCAAGGAGACACTAACAAGGATGGTTTACTTAGCATGGACGAGTTCCTGGAGATGAACACAAAGGATATTGAACTTGGTGTGCTAGGAAACATTCTCAAGACAGCCTCTGAAGCTCTTGACGCCGATGAGGCTGTGACGCCGGGGGAGTTATGTGAAGTTATACAGAACGGGGGAACAGATATTTCCTTGGAGACTTGCCAGCATATTGTTGCTTCCATGGATGGGGATGGGGATGGGGCTATTACCTTTGAGGACTTGCAGCTAATAGTTAATTCCCTTATCTAG
- the LOC8274140 gene encoding probable 6-phosphogluconolactonase 1 has product MEMEKRDPELRLFDSSEELSSGLADYIHEISESAIKERGSFSIVLSGGDVPRRLGTLTRSAFLKMVEWSKWHVFWAEENVVAKRHPDSFYWQSKEYFLSKVPIPPAHIVPVSHGVPGDAAAETYEFSIRQQLRNRTVSVSLSSDCPKFDLILLSLRLDGHVASLYPNYPVLGDVTQWVSRVLIDETKERVILRLPVINAAAHVAIIASGADVAPLFLDAMMGHNKPIGSAPAQTIRPKDGKLVWFVDTSAASLFLHGGGYSATSNS; this is encoded by the exons ATGGAAATGGAGAAGAGAGATCCAGAGCTCAGGTTGTTTGATAGCAGTGAGGAGCTATCCTCAGGGCTTGCTGATTATATTCATGAAATTTCAGAGTCTGCTATAAAAGAGAGAGGTTCTTTTTCCATTGTTCTCTCCGGAGGAGATGTACCAAGACGCTTGGG GACGCTAACAAGGTCAGCGTTCTTGAAAATGGTGGAGTGGTCGAAATGGCATGTGTTTTGGGCTGAGGAGAACGTGGTTGCTAAGAGACACCCTGATAGCTTTTACTGGCAATCCAAAGAGTATTTCCTCTCCAAG GTTCCTATACCGCCAGCTCATATTGTTCCAGTAAGCCATGGCGTACCGGGAGACGCTGCAGCTGAAACGTATGAATTCTCAATCAGGCAACAACTCAGAAATCGAACGGTCTCAGTTTCTCTATCAAGCGATTGTCCCAAATTTGACCTTATCCTCTTAAGCCTCAGACTCGACGGCCACGTGGCGTCCCTTTATCCTAACTATCCCGTACTTGGAGACGTCACGCAGTGGGTTTCACGTGTCTTGATAGACGAGACTAAAGAGCGAGTAATTCTTAGGCTCCCTGTTATTAATGCCGCTGCCCACGTGGCTATTATCGCCTCTGGAGCTGATGTGGCACCTCTATTCCTGGATGCAATGATGGGTCATAATAAGCCCATTGGATCCGCTCCAGCTCAGACGATCAGGCCCAAAGATGGGAAGCTGGTCTGGTTCGTAGATACTAGTGCTGCCTCCTTGTTTTTACATGGGGGAGGATATTCTGCCacctcaaattcataa